One stretch of Sphingomonas ginsenosidivorax DNA includes these proteins:
- a CDS encoding 3-oxoacid CoA-transferase subunit A: MIDKSIRQVEAAVADIHDGASVMIGGFGTAGMPDDLVEALLASGARDLTIVNNNAGNGERGVAALIREGRVRKIICSFPRQSDSHHFDAAYRAGEIELELVPQGNLAARIQAAGAGLGAIFTPTGFGTLLAEGKETRRINGRDYVLELPIYADFALIKAHRGDRWGNLVYSKTARNFGPIMASAAKITIAQVNEIVSLGALDPEVIVTPGIFVRRVVEITSKPVVAA; the protein is encoded by the coding sequence ATGATCGATAAGTCTATCCGTCAAGTAGAGGCGGCTGTGGCTGACATCCATGACGGGGCGTCGGTGATGATCGGTGGCTTCGGCACTGCCGGAATGCCCGACGATTTAGTCGAAGCCCTCCTAGCCTCAGGCGCGCGGGATCTCACGATCGTTAATAACAACGCCGGCAACGGCGAGCGCGGCGTCGCAGCACTCATTCGGGAGGGCCGGGTCCGCAAAATCATCTGTTCCTTCCCACGCCAGTCGGATTCGCATCACTTCGATGCAGCCTATCGGGCTGGAGAGATCGAACTGGAGTTAGTGCCGCAAGGCAATCTTGCGGCACGCATCCAAGCGGCCGGTGCGGGCCTTGGCGCGATTTTTACGCCTACTGGGTTCGGGACGCTTCTCGCCGAAGGCAAGGAAACGCGCCGCATCAATGGTCGCGACTACGTCCTAGAACTCCCAATCTACGCCGACTTTGCGTTAATCAAGGCGCACCGGGGCGATCGCTGGGGCAACCTCGTTTACAGCAAGACAGCCCGGAATTTCGGCCCGATCATGGCCAGCGCCGCGAAAATTACGATCGCGCAGGTCAACGAAATCGTGTCCTTGGGTGCACTCGATCCCGAAGTCATCGTGACGCCAGGTATCTTCGTGCGGCGCGTTGTGGAAATCACCTCTAAGCCGGTAGTTGCGGCATGA
- the pcaF gene encoding 3-oxoadipyl-CoA thiolase translates to MAEALICDAVRTPIGRYGGALARIRADDLGALPLKALLERSPELDPVAIDEVFYGCANQAGEDNRNVARMSLLLAGLPYTVPGVTLNRLCASGLEAVGAAARAVRSGEMAIAIAGGVESMSRAPLVMGKAGSAFGRTQTLEDTTMGWRFVNPSLDALYGTETMPRTGENVARDFGISRADQDAFALRSQQRAVAAQANGFFMKEIIPVSVPGKKKGETFDVVVDEHPRAATTIDVLQKLRPLFGADGTVTAGNASGINDGAAAMVIATEEAARTHGFTPRARILGMASSGVQPRVMGIGPVSATQKLMERLGLAITDFDAIELNEAFASQSLAVMRTLGLADDAEHVNANGGAIALGHPLGMSGARIAMTLVHQLERIGGKRGLATLCVGVGMGLALAIEML, encoded by the coding sequence ATGGCAGAAGCCTTGATCTGCGATGCTGTTCGAACGCCGATCGGGCGTTACGGCGGCGCTCTAGCGAGAATTCGTGCGGACGATCTGGGAGCACTTCCCCTTAAAGCACTCCTGGAGCGCAGTCCGGAATTGGACCCGGTCGCGATCGACGAGGTCTTCTACGGCTGTGCCAACCAAGCAGGCGAGGACAATCGCAATGTCGCTCGGATGAGCCTGCTGCTAGCGGGGTTACCGTACACCGTGCCGGGCGTCACGCTCAACCGGCTGTGCGCGTCCGGGCTTGAAGCTGTCGGCGCCGCTGCGCGGGCAGTCCGCAGCGGGGAAATGGCGATCGCCATTGCTGGTGGCGTAGAGAGCATGTCGCGCGCGCCCTTAGTCATGGGAAAAGCCGGCAGTGCGTTTGGCAGGACCCAGACGCTAGAGGACACCACTATGGGGTGGCGCTTCGTCAACCCCTCGCTCGATGCGCTTTACGGTACCGAGACAATGCCGCGAACGGGTGAGAACGTGGCACGCGACTTTGGTATATCGCGCGCCGATCAAGACGCGTTTGCGCTCCGCAGCCAACAGCGTGCGGTTGCTGCTCAGGCGAACGGCTTCTTCATGAAAGAAATAATCCCGGTCTCTGTGCCAGGTAAGAAGAAAGGCGAAACGTTCGATGTTGTGGTCGACGAGCATCCGCGTGCCGCCACGACAATCGATGTGTTGCAGAAGCTCAGACCATTGTTCGGGGCGGACGGTACAGTCACAGCCGGCAACGCGTCCGGCATCAATGACGGTGCTGCGGCGATGGTGATCGCGACAGAAGAGGCGGCTCGGACCCACGGGTTTACACCGAGAGCGCGTATCCTTGGCATGGCATCGAGCGGGGTCCAGCCACGCGTTATGGGGATTGGTCCCGTGTCAGCGACGCAAAAGCTCATGGAACGGCTTGGTCTTGCCATCACCGACTTCGACGCGATCGAGCTAAATGAGGCCTTTGCTAGCCAGAGCCTGGCAGTCATGCGCACGCTTGGTCTTGCCGACGATGCTGAGCACGTCAATGCAAACGGCGGCGCAATCGCCCTCGGCCATCCTCTTGGAATGTCCGGAGCTCGGATTGCCATGACATTGGTGCATCAGCTTGAGCGAATTGGCGGGAAGCGCGGTCTCGCTACGTTGTGTGTCGGTGTAGGAATGGGGCTCGCGTTAGCTATCGAAATGCTTTAA
- a CDS encoding 3-oxoacid CoA-transferase subunit B: MTGVASVQRLSRDQMAARVAEDIPEGAYVNLGIGLPTKVANYLPLEREIVLQSENGVLGMGAAPAPGEEDWELINAGKQAVTLLKGGSFFHHADSFAMMRGGHIDICVLGAFQVSVRGDLANWHTAEAGAIPAVGGAMDLAIGARETFVVMELLTKQGESKLVEACTYPLTALACVSRVYTDLAVFEIRKKAVRVIEMVKGLSLDELGRLTNLSLMA; the protein is encoded by the coding sequence ATGACCGGAGTTGCTAGTGTGCAGCGTTTATCCCGTGACCAGATGGCAGCACGCGTCGCCGAGGATATCCCGGAGGGGGCCTATGTAAATCTCGGCATTGGCCTGCCGACCAAGGTTGCGAATTATCTGCCGCTCGAGCGGGAGATCGTGCTGCAGAGCGAGAACGGCGTGCTCGGCATGGGGGCGGCACCGGCTCCTGGCGAGGAGGACTGGGAGTTGATCAACGCAGGCAAACAGGCAGTGACCCTGCTTAAAGGTGGCAGCTTCTTTCATCATGCAGACAGCTTCGCGATGATGCGCGGCGGTCATATTGATATCTGTGTGCTTGGCGCCTTCCAAGTGTCGGTCCGAGGCGATCTCGCCAACTGGCATACGGCAGAAGCAGGCGCGATCCCGGCCGTCGGGGGAGCAATGGATCTCGCAATTGGTGCGCGAGAGACCTTCGTGGTGATGGAACTCCTGACTAAGCAAGGCGAAAGCAAGCTCGTGGAGGCTTGCACCTACCCTTTAACGGCGCTCGCTTGCGTCTCACGGGTCTATACGGACCTCGCAGTCTTCGAGATTCGTAAGAAAGCAGTGCGCGTTATCGAGATGGTCAAGGGCCTATCTTTGGACGAACTCGGCCGTCTTACGAACCTTTCGCTCATGGCATGA